GCCTCCCCATATTTTCATATGTAGTAAAATGTAGGGCtattaaattgaaaattattgtTTTCATAAACTCGAACTTTAAATAATGTATtcgaattaaaaatataacataTTTACACTTCCAAAATACTGAAAACATAATAATAGTACAGTAATTGGCACACAGTATTTGTTCATACATTTTTATGTATGGCAGTAATTTGTGCAAGacctttttgtattttaattaatatttaaagtgtTCCTGATATTTTAGTTACGAAAAACTTCATATTAGTATAAAAAATACTGAGTTTAATGTAAGTACGTTAAAAAGTATGAAAAAATGAAATAAGTCCGTTCAATGTAACAGAAACTGGGTGATGCAATAGATGATGCAATATAAAAAGGAAGTAAGGAAAATAAAATGTAATGTAATgaatgaataaaatataatgtaatgaaaataaaagataaagtgggcgatcactccaccctcacagCAACGCTACACAATCTAATTGATCAAAATCATTTCAACAGAAAAGGACTTTGCTATCCTTACACagttttttttaatttcttatcTCTCCATGAAACTACTAATTTATTGAATTATAAACCAACACGAACTTTTCTCACATAGCATGTACAGTACTGCCCAACGGTGGAGCCCCTGAAACAGAGTTGGGTAAATTTTACtcagaataataaataaaaaataatgaataaactttTGAACCTTATTCGTTAATTAAAATAACTCCGTAGTGAACAAATTTCCGGATTAAGCTATATTGGCAAATGTAAATATCgttacaaaatttttaataattgagTTATTGGAAAGTTTTTTATTTGAAAGTAAGGttttattcgaataaaaaattatacaattaACAAATTTTCCGTTATTTTCGAATGACTTCGTTTTTATTCGTAATTTTTATTCGAAACATTATTTGAATAATACTCAACTCTGCTTTGGAAATCTGAAGGTAGATTTACACTTTTCAGTTTACACATGCACCGCGAATGAGTTATCCCCAGCGAATGTGAGATGAAAGCTGGAGTATTTACACCAGTTCGATAATTGAATTCGTTCCGCTAGTTTTTGAACATGTAAAATCTGAATGACTGGCCGCGGCTGTTTCCGAATATTTGTTTCAAATACGCTTGGACTTGTCACTGCCTCTTCACTACGAATAAATCATCCATGCATTTCATCGAAAGTAGAAACCGGTTCTACTTCATTCATCAGAGCCGCATTTTTCTTTTCAAAGTCCTAGacataatattattatgatgtcTCAAAATATTAAGTCTATTTCAGTTAATCAAATTCGTACACATTTCTTTTAAGTTTATTGCAAATAAAAATCGATATTTTCATAACTTATTCTGATAAAATATAAGTAACACAAAATTAGTATATACATATTTGCAttaaaaaaagtataaaaataaatcaattcaaatttaaatttaaaaaagtaataaCTAAATTGCTTAGTTAATATAAACACCTGTCATATGAAGAAGCTGGGCCAACGAGATCTATTTTAAGGAACTTTCTTCAACTTGTTTTGTAAGAAGTAAAAGTAAAGTTTTAAAATGTGACACCATAGAGAATGAGGACCCAGTTGTGCTTAATGCGCCTTATGGAAAATGCGATTCTGTCATCCACTGTATACTTTGGGTGTTCAATTTGagtaaaattcagaatgaaaacAATCTTTACACCTTTTACTCAATTATTCGCGATGTACATACAAAGTGTAAAATCTAAAGTTGCTTTTATTTTCAAGTTTCCTTGTTTTCCTAGTTGAAAATATTGAAGACAAACATAATCTGTGAATTGTCGACGAAAAGATGTTCATCTGCAACAAGTCTAACACAAGGTACCTCAAAAAGTTCTGTCGCTTTTAAAGTTGTAAAGTcacttatacattttataataaaaattgaatttgtaaACAATCTTCTTATTCCGGAAGGATAGTTCAATgtgaattgaaaaattaaattatttgattTAAAATATACTAGCGATCTTACTGAAGCTTCAAGAGCTATAGAACTTTCTTGTCTACCTGGCAGTACGTCATGTATAGCGATTGAGTTTCCTTGAAAACAGAGACGCTAATCTATCCGGTGATCCTTATAACGTCACATGGTTTACCTGACGATGAAAACGAGCATAGAAAAAGTCCAACAAAAATCGCGAGCATTTAGTTCAACAACGTTTTCAGATAATGCAGAAAATATTCATTGGAGATCTACTTCTTCAGAGTTGAGTCAGTTCAAGAACGGTCATCATCAGTCCACTGATTTCTTTACAATTTTTATGTTTGCAAAGCTCTTGTACAAACTGACATTGTCTACAGACTCAGTATTTACAGACTCTGTCTGCGAACATTTGTCTGCAGACAATATCTGTCAGTTTGTGCAGCGCTTATACGGAACGATAATCGCATATTTCTACTTCCGAGATATTcacattcaaaattttgaatcttGATTCTATATATGGCtttatattttattgttatCTTAAGGAAAATTTCTTTGCCCCCCTTATAATTACAGATTTAGGCAAACACGTTTGACCATTTTCGCAACTctcaaaaaattaaatatttgcaatttttattGCTTAGAATCATTTGCTGCGACATCCTGTAGAAATGCCATTATGGTaacttttgtttcattttttgaAGACACTTTTACAGTCTGACAAATCTACTTTTGCCAGTCACACTTGTGGATTGTTATCAATTACTAATATCTTATCAATTATTTTACTTCTGCACAGATATTCTACTGTGTAgtggatactcaatctacgaGAGCGTAGAACTAAAACAATTGATAAGTTTTGAAAAATTAACAACTCTCGATAAACGTGAGCGGGAAAACTAGATTTGTCAAACTATTTACGATATagataataaaaaatgtaaataatgTACATACCATagcttatatttatttttatagatTCCCGGATAACTAGGCAGTGTAAGGAAACTCTAGAAGTGGGTATTCTCGACACGTCGAAGCGACATAATTTAGTCGTCGAGAGAAAAAGAGGAGTGAAACTGAAACTTGCAATTGCGCCTGCCACGACCACCGTCTGCAACCGTGCGGTTTCTGCGGCACGTATACAGAAAAGAGAAACACAACTGTTAGAAGCCCTAGCACAGCCGATGTTGTAGACACCACTTAACCACAATTTATAATGCGCGTATTTGAGTCACGAAAATAAAACATTAGACAAAAATAAACGCAAGATTCAGattacaaataaatatttttagtaacGCCAAGTTTAATTGAATGTTCCGACACCCTTCCGAAAAAACAGGTAACACGTATTtgattaaataaatttaatttggaAAATGAAAAAGTTAATTATAATAGAAAATTAACAATCAAACGAAgtaaaagattaaaatacagtacGTATTTAAGTTTCAAAGGAGATATTGATTAGCgttggaaatttgaaaaaaaataaaaaggatcAAGATAAGTACGTGTCGTATACCTTCTATAAACTGTGCTTCGTGCTTCATAATTATGTATTAGTTTGAATACACAAGAAGAATTCATGAAAATGTCATCGAGAGTTCAATAAGGAAAAAATCTGTTTACAAAATCTAAGTTTAGGATAAATATATGTAGAAAAAATATCAGTTGAGACAATTTATTATTGtgttgaaaaaatattttatttgaatataaAAGAATGTCCCTGAAAATAATACTGTATGAATGGTTTGATAATAAAACTGTAAAAACAACCATCACTACATGCAAACATCTACACTTCCATCAAAATCAGGAGAAAAACTGTCTTACtttgttataatgatttatttattataaaattatgCTTCCAACAAATTGTAAAGGATTATATGCATGCATGGAATCGAATCGATCGGACAGACGATCATTAAAAAAATTTCGTAATCGAACATTGATACACGGATCTGTATGTGTCCCGTCATAATTGGTATCTCTAAGTTCGAAGCGATTCACTGTACATGAAATATCTCGAAATCTTTTATTAACATACTCTTTCTTCCATTGAACGTATCTCATGTGGTACGTAAATTTTACGTAAGGAAGAACAGGAGAAAATACTACAAGATTCAAAGCCGCCTATTGATTTTTTGTTTCTAACGTTATTCTTGCTCCCCCTTACATAAAATGTTCATCTGTTTCTCACTTAAAATTTATCTACAAAGTACTCGATTGTTGGCTAACTCTCGAGGTAGCCCATATGTGCTATAAGAAAATGATCTAGATAAAACGGAAATATCACTTTTTCTCCTAATTATATTTCAAGCCTGGCACAGTGCAGAAATGAATGTCTGAAGGTTTAGTACTACTTATCCAAGGATAAGCCAACAGCAGTCTTCAAAAGTTTCAAGCACAAGAAGTTTAATGGAGCATCCTGACCGCTATGAGCTTtacaaaattcaaaaatatatcTTAGATGATGCTAATGTGAAAGAATAGACGCAGTAAGAGACGATACCTCGAAACATGCATTAGTAGAGAGACGATTCCCTCGATTATTATCTAGTGCTTTTTTCAGATTTACTTCAACGATTGAAGCATACAATGTAATCCCGATAATTTACATTAATCTAAATGGTTACAGTATTAATAAAAAGATTGAGGTGTTGTTGTAACTATTGATCGTTTATTTAAATGAGGTGtttcattaaaaatataattcagGTGAATGAAAAGTTTTCCTAAGAATAGCTTTATTATTAAATACCCTTTACTAAATATATACTTTATACAATCATTCCATCCTGTGTAATAAAATGTCTGATCAATGAATTGCATCGAGATTACACTGCACttgataataaaaattattatcgaTAAGAATACTCATTGTATTACTAATGATTTCTCGTAACAAAAACAGCCATTCTCCTTCTTAAAGGGACGATTAAatagtaaataatttttatatttatctcatttggctttaattttctgttattttaataataagTGCTAATTGATTATTTATTTTCAACAAGTCCATCCCTTACGCGATGTTTAACATAACAGCCTGCCAGCAGCGCAAAAAGACTAAAGGTGGTTTCTCGCTTAGATAGCTTTTTTATACTTCATTAAATCCTATCCTTTAGTTCTTTTTTTTTCCCTCTGCTCTTTTCGTTTTAGTCTTTGCGAGCGACGAAACAGTATATGTATAACTTTGATCTCTCTTCGATTAACCACAGAACTGACGAGGCAACGATGCAACGTTCATTTATTAAGCATTCCTGGGAGAAAGAAGATTTCGTGCTGTCGACATTGTTATATTATTTGGTAACGTCACGCATTACTCGTTGCTTTTCCATTTTTAACGATCCTTAATCATAGGCCTCTGGCAGAGGCGATTCTTGCGAATGCGTTCCACAGGCATCTAGGCACGACAGATATAAAAGTTAATACGCTCAGGAATACTCAGATTTCGTAACAATCGATATTCTAAAATAGTGCTATCACGTTCAATGTCTAACTCTAAAACGACGCTTTCGTTtcttttttccattttttttctctttttgttCTTTCTGCCGCTAAATGAGCTGGTGTAGCATTGAAGCAACTATATACCACTTGTTTTGTTAATGTCTGTCGTTTTACGCGTCAGTGGAAACCTCGCTTAGAAGAGTAGCGCCTCAAATTTGCACACTAAAATTTTCTTCCACATTTCTTTCTTATTACAGCATCAAAGCACGTGGCTATTCTTTCCTCATCTCTTTCGTGTTTGTATAAAATTTGTCTGCTTAGAGCATGTATATAGGGTGTTCGATAAACCATAAATTCCTGTGATATGAAGAAAATCCCCCGCCAAAAGCAAGACAACTTCTTAAATCGGTCATTTATATCTCGATCGATTCATGATGTCAATTTCATACGTTGAGCGTACGCCCTAGCTCTAGAATCATTCACGACTGAACGTGCAAACATGACACAATAAATTGAAAAAGACGAAGAGGCGTACttaagtatggaaaactgtcttATTGTCAGCGATAGATCTCCCCATACACAAGAAATCTACAATTTACAAAATacttgtatatgtatacatatttagGACCCTTATTCGCTACATTTCTCATGTCTTCACGATTTCAATAGCGAGTACATATTTGCATAATAATTCTCGCAATACTTTATGTAAATCAACTCAGAATACGTATATACAAAGTGTCCCAAAACAATCGGACAAGTCGAAATAAATTCTTTATGTAAAAAGAAATCAAAGTCTCTTTTCTAAGAGTTAAACTGTTAAATATAttgcatatgtatatacattgaAGAAATATACGTTATGATATTTTAAGAAATAGGAGGAAAGCCCAAATATATCATAAAATGTTCTATGACAAAATGTTCGATTTGTCTCTGTTTTGCAGTAATAGTGTCTTAAAGTTAACATGTCTGTATACTATACTAATAATCAGAGAATTCTATAATATTAAAGATACATTGAGGAATAGAGCGAAAAAGCTTTAATACATTTTACTATATTTCCTACGATTTAATTGTGTTAAAACTTTGAACATTTAAGATGCTTATCGAAATGAATTTAGCCGACTTGTGCAAGTATTCGGTCAAAAACCGTGACCCAGCAATACCATGACTGTTCATCACAGTTGGAGATGCACTATTATAGGAATCTTAAAATTCTTCCAAAACATTGCACACAGATTCTTTTTCAACAACTGGACGACTCGATTCATTAAAAATCTCCCAAAACATTGCATACAGACTTTCTCGAATAGGTAGTCAATAACTTGTTTCACTGTGTCTGTCTCACCGATACGTACGAGAGACACACTTCATCATAAAATCATCCTGTCATCCTTAATACATTATTGCTGCAAAATGGGGACAGATCAAATAATTTGTGTACTATTTGGAATCCTCCATCAcctattaaaatattgaaacaaatACACCTGAATATAATATGTGCAATGCAAAAATTTAAATCTCCAGTTCTTCAAGTTCGCGAAGAGTCATTCATTGGCTAGCTGATGGCACAGGATAACCGACCGATATACATTGATCGGTATTTTCAGCTTATTGGCACTCGAGTAGCTTTGAATTCCAATTATCAATATCTGGGAAATGTAAAATACTAAACAACTTTATGTCTTTATTTGATATAAACAATTTTCATGCTCCGGCTTGTCCCATCAGTTTGGGACACTCTgtacatatttatttatatataggaAGTTATTAGCTTTCTTTTTTTATCTTCTTCATGTAGGTTACTACATACGCGGACTGGGTGCGATGAGAGAAAGCTTTTTTTCTTTTCGATTACCACAAAGAAAAGACAATTACATACATCTCGAGATAGTTTTAATATAAGAGGGAGGAGGATAATACAACATTGTAACCCCTATGTGATAAAACTCTGTTGTGAACGGTTGTCGCCATTCAATTAAATTCCGACGGATCGTCGCTGTGCACATTTCTTTCCTTTTTCTCCAAAAAAAGCTAACTCCCAATATCACTGCAGCAGAAGAAAGGATACACGGGAAGAGATTGCGGTAAAGACTAGCAATTGTTAGAATCTGGTGGTGTGACAAGATACTCGTCCGCGCGTTTATGATCGGACAATGCCCGCATTGTGTACGTATCTTGAGGTAAGTCACTTTTCCTTCGCAAAAGTGGTTTTGTTTTATTGGTGTTGGTCATTTTTTTTGCCTGTAACAATAAAAATCTTTATTATTATCATCTTAGGGTAATAATCACAGATTCCTATATAATAAACTAGATTGCTACTCATGTCTGAGGCGTCCCAACTTTTACATACATATGAACCACATTACTATCGCGTCACGTGAACTCACGTTACATACTATGGCGAATCTATAATGTATGCCGAGGTCCTTTCCTTACTTTAGAcatattttgctataatatgtaacataattgtattaatagtgACAAACGAAGCAACATAATTTCAATGTCTATTCATACAGTTTTGACACGTTTTTTACGTCTAATATTTTACCAAACTGCAGAAAATTAACTTTTAGAgcataaatacatatttgaatAGACGTTGAAGCTTTGTTGCTTCCTTTGTCATCTTTTGCGACGCATGCACTTTAGTTTCTATACGAAATTCGTAGTATTTAACAGGCCTGCGGAGAGTTTCAACTTTTAGCTATATTTTCAGGAGCACGGCCTACTGCTACGGTCCACTCCGATTGTTTCGCAGTATGTAGGCTACTCGCAGGGACGTAAGAAGATCGGAACTCAAGGGCGACTAGGTAAAAATCATATGGATGACTTTTTCAGTACATAAAATAAGGAAAACAATCAAATAgtgttttgaaaaaaaaaacgcACCGACAATAGTACCTATAGGGTGATACGAAAATCTATTGCAAGTGTAATATACACTGCCTGATAATTTCCCTTATCTGTGTATCCTGTAAGCCACCCATATGATTTCTACCTAGTCATTTTACGCCCCCTCGAGTAGCCTACATGCTGCAAAACGGTCGGAGTGGACAGTAGCAGTAGGTCATCCTCCAGAAAATATAACCAAAAGTTGAAACTCTTCACAAGCCTGGTATATAAAAAGTTGAAACGCCTCACAGACAAAAGTTAGCAGTCTAATGTATTATACAAGGCATTTCACATTTAAATGGCCAAAATTTTGATATGAATGTAGGACTATAAAATAGACAAGCTTTTTCTTTGGAAGAATGCTCGCAAACGTTTCGTTTAAAAGATATAGATTCTTAAAGTTATGAAATTTAGGGATGAATAACAACGAAATATCTGTTTTCATGATCGATGGTTACTAGTATGTTTACAGGTAGTATATAAGCAGCCTgctaaaataattagaacattgAAAGAAAAAACAGTGCAAGCGGCCGAATAAATCACAAAAGTACAATATCAGGCAGTCACTTATTCTGTTATTGATAAACGTAATGCTTGCATCATGGCTGAAGACAGTCATTTCGAACGAATGTAATAATTATTCTTCTTTACCATCAAATAAAACAAATTCGATCATGGATACTGATTATTTCAACGCTTTTCATTCTTAAATCTTGTAGCTTTAGAAGTTAATGTCTCCTAAACAAGACGCTTCTGAACATACTTAcaaaagaaaaatttgtttaatttatAGTCCTATATTCCTACCTCAAACCTAGCCATTTAAGTCTGAAATACCCTGTATAGAAATCTGTGTTAATAACCAATTAGTAAAGAACAAATGAAAAGCTAAAATACAACTGAACATACCTCATTCGCTTTTGCTTCTATTTTCTCCAAAGTAAGTGGCGTTTGATCAGTGTCGCCATCTTCGTCAGGCGGAGGGCTATCTAATTGTTGTTGCGATATCGTGATATTTGTATTGATATTCGTTGAACTCTTAACAGTAGCATTGTAATTTGGATGTCGCACAGCTAAAGCTTCTACTCGCATCCACGCTTCATCCCTGTCTTTCATGAGCTTCCTTTCTCTTTCACGATCCTAAAAACAttgtaattaaatattttcctAACGATCTTTTCCTTCTTTTGTTTCCTTCCAACTCTAATTAACATACTTGACAGTACTGTTGAGTGCATTCATCGAATACTTTTTGATTCATCTCCATGAAAAGCTTTAGTGCGTTGTAAATTAAGCCATGGATCGTCTTATTCCAATGATTTCGTGAATTTCTATAGAACGCCGGGTACATGATAGGCAGAATGACTGAATAATTATCTGATATCAGGGACATTATGTATTCGTTGTTCCAATAATAGAGAGCTCTTTCAGCAACCTAAATAAGAAAATCATGGAATTAATAAAAACGATAATTTTGTACAGCTATTTTAACACTTTGACAATCGCTAGTTTCAAAAATCATAGTGTTAATAcagcataaaaaataattaataatacctGAAAATGTGGAGACGAAACACATTTTGCTAATTGCCTAAATAGTGGGTCCATAACTTTTTGGAATTCGGCAGGCTCAATAACATCCAGAATCTCCTCAAGTTCGTTCAAGAACATCACTTCTTTCGGAGAATGTGTTTTCGGCCAAAATTTCAATAAACTTCTAATCACGGGTTCAGTCAATGACGGATCTTTCTCCAAAAATTGAACAACACAGTATGCTAACTGCGGATGATACACGGACAAAGATTTGGCTTTGTGCAAAGGTAGAAGCACCTTTAATAGAAAAATCTTGTGCTCCTCCTTTAATGGCAAAGCGAATCCATTGATTATACTGAACAAACGACACAAAAGGAAGTCAGTAAATGCTTAATAaacaaatatttagaaaatgtttATGAAAGATAAAACTTAGCTACCTTCCTAAAATCTCCAACAGTTCAGCGATACCATTATGGTGCTCGGTCTCGTATATAAATCGATAAAAAACATTATTTATTTGTTTTCTGATGTACGCCCTAAGTCCTAAGAACTTTCCATAAATCCTATGAAGCGTTGTCTTAAGGAAATCTCTCTCCCGTGGATCCTCCGAATCGAAGAGCTCCAAAAGTTGCAACACGAACTTCTGATCTATGTAACGTCTagcgatagagggttgaaagtCTTGGGATTCTAGCAGCCGAAGAAAAAACTCGTAAACAAACTGTAAATGAGGCCAGGCTGCTTCCAAGTTTGGCTCATCTTCTTCTGGATCGAACTCTGCGCCGTTTGGATTCGACGATGGCGGAAGTGTGCGAAAGAGGTTCACTGCGAACTACGAAAACTTAATCTTGTTAGATAATCATTTTTCCGTGCggacaaaatatttcaaattcataTTGAAATTACTGAAACATGTTTGTAGAGATTTCTAAATGCTTCATGCTTACCATATTCACGGCCTCGGGATATATAGCTTCCGTAATAACATTTTTGTTCTTGGTAACATACTCCACCATCTCGTGCAGAGCAGTACGCTTGACTTCCTTCCATTTTAAGTCCGATAAAGGATCGGACTCGAAATCGAAGAGCACGCAACATTGTCGTAGCTTCTGTATAAAAAGTTCCTCCCGTTCGTTCCCTTGTTGCGTTTCTGTAGTGACAAACGCAAGAAAAGAAATACTTGCATGAACAGAAGGTATTACACGTGTAGAACACTCGTAAAATGCTTCACACAGTGTTTGGACTCATTCATAATCTCTTTCACACTTTCTTTGTCTCACATACGTTGTTTTTGCTTTTGAACACACGCCCGATATACgtatgtatacatacagggtgtctcagaacTCGTGGCATAAACGTAAAGTTGATAATTTCGCATAAACATATACATTCATTTCTAATTCAAATTTCTATTTAATTTTCTTGAGAGTGAAACGTAATATCAGAGAATTTGCatcttttatatttttgacTTATTTTTCATGAAGAGTCATTATCTTCCCGCTGGTATTACCGAATCTAGAACACTCTGTATACTTCGCCAGCATACAAGTGAGCATTCACGCGCGCACACTAGTTTTGTACAATAGCTGTGCAAATATACGACGTTTCGTGAAAAGTGTGCGTGTGTGCACCACATCCCAGACACATAAGTAAGTACACTCTTACCACAGAAGCTTCAAACATAGAAATACAAATAGTATACCTTAATATATTGCACAGCATATGTAACAAATATGCTGCGCAATATATTACACAAAACCCACAAGTGTGTGCAAATGACTATTATATAGGGTGTCGAATAAGTTATAATAAAATCGACACAAAAATAAAtccttataaaaaaatataagtaaGAGGTATTAAATGGTTTTTTAACTGCTTGTCGAAATTGAggaaaaatttttgaatataatAGTTTATTCCTATAGATGTAAGTTACATAAGTTCAATACAATGTACAGGATGAGTCATTTAACTGTTTCACCTAAATTTacttataaattatttattgtataaaacaatgtttcaaacgaaagttgtttggtatcaaAAGAAATACATAGTGCAATAATTGGTTTTTTgctatttcattttttatcaaGATATGTAGATTTTTTACGAAGATATGAAGGTTTTTATACCGTAATCTATTATATTTGACTATGCGATTCGAAAAAGTACTAAATGCcgagaaaaatatattaaaatatacagAGGCCAAAAGTGAGATAGTAAATAACTAATTgtggtattgtatgcttctcttGATATCAAACATTTGTTTGAAAgattttttatataataaatgatttaaaaataaatttagatGAAACAGTTAAATGACTCACTCTATATAAATGGCAATCTTGATTTATCATTTAATCCTTTATTtctgaaaataatataaagctGTTCAATATGCGTATACTGAATAATAAGAACGATAAGAAAATCCAAGTAACATATAGTTAAAATTTGGTTCCGATATCCCCTTAAGCCTTATCATACCAAGATAGAATTACCTTGATTAAATTCTTTGAGTTTAAATACAAAGATTGGCAAAGAGGAATAAAAATATCGATATAAGAAATCTTCAacgatatgaaaataaaatatctgaatattagaaaatttaaatattacaaaacttaaaaattcaaaactttCGAATGTTTACAAGTTCAAAATTAAAAAGCTTGAAAAATGGAAAatgtgtattttaaatatttgaaaatctgacgatttgaaattttaataatttagaaTCACTCATATTGCAAAAATAGTATTGAGGTCGCTGTCTAACCCCACGTTAGTACCTATATCAAGGGTGAATGCATCCAACAGCGCTAGAGATTAATGCCCTCGAAAAGGCCGAAGACCTTATTTCACAATATTTCTATCATTTCACGTGTCTCGATGCTTACATTACCATTTAATTTGAGGACCACCATATGTATATTTCTATGAATTCACCGGACACCTTGTATGTAACAAAGCCATAAATGTGTGCGCGCGCAACATTATACAAATTATTCGATGCCTACGTTATAGATCACGATACGTTTCACACAAATACAATCTGTCTCGCAAATGTGTGTTACTATACATCATCAGCTCCTAATTACATTTCACACAAGTTCACTCACGCACGCGCTGCTCTTAATACCTAACACACGCACGAACACGCGTGCTTATTTGGAACACAACATTGCCCCCCACATTCATTCGCACATGCGCCCGTGCCCTTATAAATTTTTTTCATTCAACTTCCTTTTGCTCTCTCGCGTACCCTCTTCCAACACACATTCCTTTTTTCGCGAATTATTTCTCTTAAACACTCTCCCTCTCCTACAACTCTCCCTCACGGACACTCGTTCTTTCACCTTTCGACGCCCACCTTCTTTCACACTTTTATTCCTCTCCTGGATTCTCTCACGTATTCTTCTAAACACTTTCATGAACTCTTTATCCCTGGGATCGCTGAACCTTAAATATCTCAAACTCTATCTATCCCTTGATCGCTTATTGTACATTTTCACGCACACACTTTCTCCCCAGCTAGGTATTCTCTTCCAAGCACAATTCCTCGAAGAATCTCGTTTCTTTTGGACTCTCCCACGAACTCTTTCGATCATCACCGTTTCCACATACTCGATACCTTCTTACACCTCGT
The sequence above is a segment of the Calliopsis andreniformis isolate RMS-2024a chromosome 3, iyCalAndr_principal, whole genome shotgun sequence genome. Coding sequences within it:
- the LOC143188604 gene encoding serine/threonine-protein phosphatase 2A 56 kDa regulatory subunit gamma isoform isoform X4; the encoded protein is MKVFRRIRERIQERNKSVKEETQQGNEREELFIQKLRQCCVLFDFESDPLSDLKWKEVKRTALHEMVEYVTKNKNVITEAIYPEAVNMFAVNLFRTLPPSSNPNGAEFDPEEDEPNLEAAWPHLQFVYEFFLRLLESQDFQPSIARRYIDQKFVLQLLELFDSEDPRERDFLKTTLHRIYGKFLGLRAYIRKQINNVFYRFIYETEHHNGIAELLEILGSIINGFALPLKEEHKIFLLKVLLPLHKAKSLSVYHPQLAYCVVQFLEKDPSLTEPVIRSLLKFWPKTHSPKEVMFLNELEEILDVIEPAEFQKVMDPLFRQLAKCVSSPHFQVAERALYYWNNEYIMSLISDNYSVILPIMYPAFYRNSRNHWNKTIHGLIYNALKLFMEMNQKVFDECTQQYCQDRERERKLMKDRDEAWMRVEALAVRHPNYNATVKSSTNINTNITISQQQLDSPPPDEDGDTDQTPLTLEKIEAKANEAKKMTNTNKTKPLLRRKSDLPQDTYTMRALSDHKRADEYLVTPPDSNNC